In the Phycisphaerales bacterium genome, one interval contains:
- a CDS encoding C1 family peptidase produces MTTLAGSGQRVETNSGNLSERQIDALRDTFESRPRNRISQNAVTKTPIEDVALDRSVVTSTDFSFSTRLDDWEVTNQKASGRCWLFAALNLFRVGAMKKMNIKEFEFSQNYMFFWDKFERANYFLEQIISTADRPLDDRVPAFLLDRPLDDGGQWNMFVNIVSKHGLVPQSAMPETESSSHSRRMNAMVIHKLREGAKALRDIHASGAKESEVRAAKDEILEVIWRMLCIHLGTPPKNFDWQWEDKDKKFHRDGEMTPREFAAKYVDIDLDEYVCIVNDPRESSPRGRMYTVECLGNVVGGGRVLYLNVEMDMIKSITQEVLESGEPVWFGCDVGKQMQRQLGLWDRDLYTYGEIYDSEFTLDKAGRLDYHETLMTHAMLFTGVDVVDGKPRRWRVENSWGSDKSGRKGFYTMNDSWFDEHMFEIACHRSRLPKELQAVLSEEPTVLPPWDPMGSLAQ; encoded by the coding sequence ATGACAACACTAGCTGGATCAGGCCAAAGAGTAGAAACAAACAGCGGCAATCTTTCGGAACGACAGATTGATGCTTTGAGAGACACATTTGAAAGTAGGCCTCGGAATCGGATTTCTCAGAATGCCGTCACAAAGACCCCGATCGAAGACGTTGCTCTTGATCGATCTGTGGTAACGAGTACAGACTTCTCGTTCTCGACCCGTTTAGATGATTGGGAGGTCACAAATCAGAAGGCATCTGGAAGATGTTGGCTATTTGCCGCGCTGAATCTATTTAGAGTTGGTGCAATGAAAAAGATGAACATCAAAGAATTCGAGTTCAGTCAGAACTACATGTTCTTTTGGGATAAGTTTGAAAGAGCAAATTACTTTCTAGAGCAGATCATTAGTACAGCAGATCGCCCTCTTGATGATCGCGTGCCTGCATTTTTACTTGATCGACCACTCGATGATGGCGGCCAATGGAATATGTTCGTCAACATTGTGAGTAAGCATGGGCTCGTGCCTCAGTCTGCGATGCCTGAAACGGAGAGCTCTTCTCATTCTCGAAGAATGAATGCAATGGTGATTCATAAACTTCGTGAGGGCGCAAAGGCACTTCGTGATATTCACGCCAGTGGTGCGAAGGAGTCAGAAGTTCGTGCTGCTAAGGATGAGATTCTTGAAGTGATATGGAGAATGCTTTGTATTCACCTGGGCACGCCTCCAAAGAATTTTGATTGGCAATGGGAAGACAAAGATAAAAAATTCCATCGTGACGGCGAAATGACACCTCGAGAATTTGCTGCTAAATATGTTGATATTGATTTAGATGAGTATGTTTGCATTGTAAATGACCCACGCGAAAGCAGCCCTCGAGGTCGTATGTATACGGTGGAATGTCTTGGCAATGTGGTTGGTGGTGGTCGTGTTCTTTACCTCAACGTAGAGATGGACATGATTAAGTCTATTACGCAAGAAGTACTTGAATCAGGTGAGCCAGTTTGGTTTGGATGTGATGTCGGCAAGCAGATGCAACGTCAATTGGGGCTCTGGGATCGTGATCTTTATACGTATGGTGAGATCTATGACTCTGAATTTACGCTTGATAAGGCGGGTCGGTTGGATTATCACGAAACGCTCATGACCCATGCCATGCTCTTTACAGGTGTTGATGTAGTTGATGGTAAGCCGCGCCGTTGGAGAGTGGAGAACAGTTGGGGCAGTGATAAGAGCGGCCGCAAGGGCTTTTACACAATGAATGACTCTTGGTTCGATGAGCATATGTTCGAGATTGCATGTCACCGGTCACGACTCCCAAAAGAGCTACAAGCGGTGTTGTCAGAAGAGCCGACCGTGCTTCCTCCTTGGGATCCGATGGGCTCACTGGCGCAATAA
- the dnaK gene encoding molecular chaperone DnaK: MSKIIGIDLGTTNSVVAVMEGEQPKVLINASGNRTTPSVVAFTDKGDRLVGQAAKHQQITNPENTVFSIKRFMGRRHNEVESEEKLVPYGIEGGSDDLVTVDARGKSYTPPEISAMILQELKRTAEDYLGESISRAVITVPAYFNDSQRKATKDAGEIAGLTVERIINEPTAAALAYGLEKNTNKKIAVFDLGGGTFDISLLDVGDGVFEVLSTSGDGHLGGDDFDQRLIDYVADEFKKMEGIDIRSDAMALQRLKEAAEKAKCELSQQMETDVNLPFITADQNGPKHLQVKITRATFDSICNDLFERLRGPCETSLKDAGLSPSDIGDVVMVGGSTRIPRVQELAKEIFGTAELDKSINPDEVVAIGAAIQAGVLQGDVKDVLLLDVTPLSLGVETLGGVMTKLIDKNTTIPTSKKEVFSTAADSQTSVTIHVLQGERDFAKDNRTLGRFDLSGIAPAPRGMPQIEVEFAIDANGILNVLATDKATGQSQKIEITGSSGLSTEEVDRMKQEAESHADEDRERRALVDLKNAAEQVLHTTKKQLEEHGDKVSPDVRGSIESALSNLDDKVKGEDKAAIEASLKQLNEAAIQLGKAVYESTSADQAQPSGDSAPESPEANADDVIDADYEVKEDSN, encoded by the coding sequence ATGTCAAAAATTATTGGAATCGATTTAGGCACCACCAACTCTGTGGTCGCCGTTATGGAAGGTGAGCAACCCAAAGTGCTCATCAACGCATCAGGTAATCGCACGACCCCGTCGGTTGTTGCATTTACAGATAAGGGAGATCGGCTGGTTGGTCAGGCGGCAAAGCACCAGCAGATCACGAATCCGGAAAATACCGTCTTCTCCATCAAGCGTTTCATGGGACGCCGGCATAATGAGGTCGAGTCTGAGGAGAAGCTTGTTCCCTACGGGATCGAAGGTGGAAGCGACGATCTCGTAACCGTCGACGCCCGAGGTAAGTCATATACGCCACCTGAGATTTCAGCAATGATTCTTCAGGAGCTCAAACGAACAGCGGAAGACTATCTTGGTGAGTCAATTAGTCGGGCTGTGATTACCGTTCCTGCTTATTTCAACGATTCGCAAAGGAAAGCGACGAAAGATGCCGGTGAAATCGCAGGCTTGACAGTCGAGCGAATCATCAATGAGCCGACTGCTGCTGCGCTTGCTTATGGTCTTGAAAAGAACACCAATAAGAAAATTGCAGTGTTCGACTTGGGTGGTGGTACTTTTGATATCTCTCTGCTCGATGTTGGGGATGGTGTCTTTGAAGTGCTATCAACAAGTGGTGATGGACACTTGGGCGGCGATGATTTTGATCAACGATTGATTGATTATGTTGCTGATGAGTTTAAGAAAATGGAAGGCATCGATATTCGTAGCGATGCAATGGCACTTCAGCGTCTGAAAGAAGCCGCAGAGAAGGCGAAATGTGAGCTGTCACAGCAAATGGAGACAGATGTCAACCTTCCATTTATCACGGCAGATCAAAACGGGCCGAAGCACCTTCAGGTCAAGATCACACGAGCGACTTTTGACAGTATTTGTAATGATCTATTCGAACGTTTGCGTGGGCCCTGTGAAACCTCACTTAAGGATGCTGGCCTGAGCCCATCAGATATTGGTGACGTGGTCATGGTTGGTGGTTCTACTCGTATTCCAAGAGTGCAGGAGCTTGCCAAAGAGATTTTCGGAACAGCCGAACTTGATAAGTCAATAAACCCAGATGAGGTTGTTGCTATTGGTGCAGCAATTCAAGCAGGTGTTCTGCAGGGTGACGTCAAAGACGTGTTGTTGCTCGACGTAACTCCATTGAGCCTTGGTGTTGAAACCCTCGGTGGTGTGATGACCAAGCTCATTGATAAAAATACAACGATCCCAACTTCGAAAAAAGAAGTCTTCTCAACAGCGGCGGATAGCCAGACTTCTGTGACCATTCATGTTCTGCAAGGTGAACGTGATTTTGCAAAGGATAACCGCACATTGGGTCGCTTTGATCTAAGCGGTATTGCTCCTGCTCCTCGTGGAATGCCACAAATTGAAGTTGAGTTTGCCATTGACGCCAACGGCATTCTGAACGTATTGGCAACTGATAAAGCCACTGGGCAGAGTCAGAAGATTGAGATTACTGGTTCATCAGGCCTCTCGACTGAGGAAGTCGATCGTATGAAGCAAGAGGCAGAATCGCATGCAGACGAGGATCGTGAGCGTCGAGCTCTTGTAGATCTAAAGAATGCGGCTGAACAAGTGCTTCATACAACGAAGAAGCAGCTTGAAGAGCACGGCGACAAAGTCTCGCCAGATGTGCGCGGAAGCATTGAATCAGCCTTGAGCAACCTTGACGATAAGGTCAAGGGCGAAGATAAGGCAGCGATTGAAGCATCGTTGAAGCAGCTTAATGAAGCCGCAATCCAACTTGGCAAGGCTGTCTATGAGTCGACTTCAGCGGACCAGGCTCAGCCATCCGGTGATTCGGCCCCAGAGAGCCCAGAAGCAAATGCTGATGACGTGATCGATGCTGATTATGAAGTCAAGGAAGACAGTAACTAA
- a CDS encoding tRNA-dihydrouridine synthase — protein MLTIGQKSLPTPLLLAPMAGYCDLATRLICRELGGVGLASTDLLNSHSVLAGGHRVNRLTATCDSDRPLSMQLYGNHNDPLPDAARWAVDQGATTVDINMGCPVDKVCKTNGGSLLLCDVDQTVKLSAKIVAAISASNVPVTAKIRLGWASDQIIAPQLAAQLESVGIQAITVHGRTTQQRFGGRVDLSAIRDVVRAVKKIPVIGNGDIREPEDAIEMMAATGCQGVMIGRGALRCPWIFNRTWELMQTGHKSPEPLAVEKIDIISRHLDLLLEHADEFTAVLCLSKRISWYGKTMRHIKGLKEQIRLAKDSKTIRQALAQWRGKLNCEPASAIDAIACF, from the coding sequence ATGCTGACCATTGGCCAAAAGAGCCTCCCGACACCCCTACTGCTTGCGCCAATGGCCGGCTACTGTGATCTCGCCACACGCCTGATCTGTCGTGAGCTCGGCGGAGTGGGGCTCGCCAGCACCGATCTACTGAACTCTCATAGCGTGCTCGCAGGGGGCCACCGCGTTAACCGCCTCACGGCGACCTGCGATTCTGACCGGCCTCTTTCGATGCAGCTCTATGGGAATCACAATGATCCCCTTCCAGATGCAGCTCGCTGGGCTGTTGATCAGGGCGCTACGACGGTCGACATAAACATGGGATGCCCCGTCGACAAAGTCTGCAAAACAAATGGTGGATCTCTCCTCCTTTGTGATGTTGACCAAACCGTAAAGCTCTCCGCCAAAATAGTAGCGGCGATCAGCGCTAGCAACGTACCAGTAACAGCCAAGATTCGCCTAGGGTGGGCATCAGATCAGATCATCGCACCGCAATTAGCAGCGCAGCTCGAATCAGTCGGAATACAAGCAATTACTGTTCATGGCCGTACGACACAACAGCGTTTTGGAGGCCGTGTTGATCTCTCTGCCATCAGAGATGTCGTGCGTGCCGTCAAGAAAATACCCGTGATTGGCAATGGCGATATACGTGAGCCTGAGGATGCCATTGAAATGATGGCCGCAACAGGCTGCCAAGGCGTCATGATCGGACGAGGCGCACTACGTTGCCCATGGATCTTCAACCGCACCTGGGAGCTCATGCAAACAGGCCACAAAAGTCCAGAACCGCTTGCGGTCGAGAAGATTGATATTATTTCCCGCCACTTAGATCTGCTTTTAGAACATGCAGACGAGTTCACTGCCGTGCTCTGCCTAAGCAAACGCATTAGCTGGTATGGCAAGACAATGCGACATATCAAAGGGCTCAAAGAGCAAATTCGTCTTGCCAAAGACTCGAAGACAATACGACAGGCGCTTGCCCAATGGAGAGGCAAACTCAACTGTGAACCCGCATCAGCGATTGACGCTATTGCCTGCTTTTAA
- a CDS encoding CIA30 family protein encodes MTISTIAIAATLAFASPQPNIVELAVSSDDLSTLVTAVTAADLGGALSGQGPFTVFAPANSAFAKVDPQVLQAVLAEPGTPTLKRILTHHVVSGNLMAADLIGRDSVTTLAGTELPVSYVQGRVLVGDAAVSAADLSASNGVVHVIDRVLMPPPAQNPLYALLMVTIERGVPLYNDGNTGACADVYATALEAIYLSGGFGLSESDRSQLKTEIATAAASKTDSDKAWAYRRIIDRLAMNADTSSMNTPKKNVSTENALLGFDDKNESRNWDIVLDGVMGGRSTGQVNINNGSMIFSGETSLENNGGFSSIRRNLKEGSMRGADAIKMRVRGDGRTWIIGTRKSSVRGADSYWTRFPTEKDTWTSVVIPINEMERHFFGERMAGRISPDDVRAIEFYMYDKKAGPFRLEVDQIDAIKLDSAS; translated from the coding sequence ATGACCATTTCGACAATTGCTATTGCAGCGACGCTTGCTTTCGCATCGCCTCAGCCGAATATCGTTGAGTTGGCTGTGAGTAGTGATGATCTCAGTACGTTAGTGACAGCTGTGACTGCAGCTGATTTAGGTGGGGCACTGTCTGGCCAGGGGCCTTTTACAGTCTTCGCTCCTGCGAATTCAGCCTTTGCAAAGGTGGATCCTCAGGTGTTGCAAGCTGTCTTGGCTGAGCCAGGCACGCCAACGCTTAAGCGGATCTTGACCCACCATGTCGTGTCGGGCAATCTCATGGCAGCAGATCTGATTGGGCGTGACTCGGTAACGACGCTTGCCGGAACAGAGTTGCCGGTGTCTTATGTGCAGGGGCGTGTGCTTGTCGGAGATGCTGCAGTGAGTGCTGCAGATCTCAGCGCAAGCAACGGTGTTGTGCATGTGATTGATCGAGTTCTCATGCCGCCTCCAGCTCAAAACCCGCTGTATGCGTTATTGATGGTCACAATCGAGCGAGGTGTTCCACTTTATAACGACGGTAATACAGGTGCTTGTGCCGACGTCTATGCAACAGCACTTGAAGCGATTTACCTCTCGGGCGGTTTTGGTTTGAGTGAGTCTGATCGAAGCCAACTCAAGACTGAAATAGCAACAGCAGCGGCCAGTAAAACGGACTCTGATAAGGCATGGGCATATCGTCGCATTATTGATCGATTGGCTATGAACGCGGATACCTCTTCGATGAACACACCAAAGAAAAATGTCTCGACTGAAAATGCACTGTTGGGCTTTGATGACAAGAATGAGTCTCGAAATTGGGATATCGTTCTTGATGGCGTTATGGGTGGTCGTTCGACTGGCCAAGTGAATATCAATAATGGCTCTATGATTTTTTCAGGTGAAACATCGCTGGAAAACAACGGTGGTTTTTCTTCGATCCGCCGGAACCTGAAAGAAGGCTCAATGCGTGGCGCCGACGCAATTAAAATGCGGGTACGTGGCGATGGTCGGACATGGATTATTGGTACTCGTAAATCGAGTGTGCGAGGTGCGGATAGTTACTGGACACGTTTTCCAACAGAAAAAGACACATGGACCTCGGTTGTGATACCGATTAATGAGATGGAACGGCACTTCTTTGGAGAGCGCATGGCGGGGCGTATTTCGCCAGATGACGTTCGAGCAATCGAGTTTTATATGTACGACAAGAAAGCTGGCCCATTCCGGCTTGAGGTTGATCAGATCGATGCGATCAAACTGGACAGTGCATCTTAA
- a CDS encoding type II secretion system F family protein, translated as MSMQSTYAFRARDGAGGIVTGMLAGESADAVANRLRSEGKYVLSVKDNPGDITEELSIDEIRRQEAAKSVTREDVISFARELSVMLETGVPLAEALDAFLLHTSKKDFRQVIEALRNDIHAGEAFSVAMARWPRAFPNMMVSLMKASEASGTMAEMLGRIADYLAKERKTAKKIKGAIAYPLFMMGTALLMTGFLIVFVLPRFARIYEMRSTSLPAPTQFLLDVSSFVTTQYYVYGPVLLGLMLFFVVSWQRRFAQRIRDWLRLNVPIISTIFRQLYLTRASQTMATLLTAGVNLIDIIRICRGVTKNVYYEELWDRMEQHVRQGRQLSDAVTESTLVPPNVASMIASGERSGRLPEVMHRVATYSEEELDSAVKQATRYIEPIMIIFMGVVIGGMAIALLLPIFSLGKVVAGG; from the coding sequence ATGTCAATGCAAAGCACATATGCATTTCGAGCTCGTGATGGCGCTGGTGGTATTGTCACTGGGATGTTGGCTGGAGAGAGTGCCGATGCGGTAGCGAATCGCTTGCGTTCTGAAGGCAAGTACGTTCTTTCAGTCAAAGATAATCCTGGCGATATCACAGAAGAGCTAAGTATCGATGAGATTCGTCGTCAAGAGGCTGCCAAGAGTGTTACACGTGAAGATGTGATTTCTTTTGCTAGAGAGTTGTCGGTCATGCTCGAAACGGGTGTGCCATTAGCGGAAGCCCTTGATGCATTTCTACTGCACACGAGTAAGAAGGATTTCCGTCAGGTGATTGAGGCTCTTCGGAATGATATTCACGCAGGTGAAGCATTTTCCGTAGCCATGGCTCGTTGGCCGAGGGCATTCCCGAACATGATGGTGAGTCTGATGAAGGCATCGGAGGCATCAGGAACGATGGCAGAAATGCTTGGCCGCATTGCTGATTATCTAGCCAAAGAGCGCAAGACTGCAAAAAAGATCAAGGGCGCAATCGCTTACCCACTTTTTATGATGGGTACGGCGCTACTTATGACTGGTTTTCTAATCGTGTTTGTGTTGCCTCGATTTGCTCGAATTTATGAAATGCGATCAACATCACTGCCGGCGCCAACGCAGTTCCTATTAGATGTAAGCAGCTTCGTTACAACGCAGTACTATGTTTATGGTCCAGTGCTACTTGGCCTGATGCTCTTTTTCGTGGTGTCTTGGCAAAGACGGTTTGCTCAACGCATTCGCGACTGGCTCCGATTAAACGTGCCAATTATTAGCACTATCTTTCGACAGCTCTATCTCACACGTGCGTCTCAAACAATGGCCACGTTACTCACGGCGGGTGTGAACCTAATAGACATTATTCGGATTTGCCGAGGCGTTACTAAAAACGTCTATTATGAAGAGTTGTGGGATCGCATGGAGCAACATGTACGTCAGGGGCGTCAGTTGAGTGATGCGGTTACCGAGAGCACTCTTGTTCCACCAAATGTTGCATCGATGATTGCATCTGGCGAAAGATCTGGTCGCCTGCCAGAGGTTATGCATAGAGTTGCGACTTACAGTGAAGAAGAACTGGACTCAGCCGTTAAGCAAGCAACCCGCTACATTGAACCAATTATGATCATCTTTATGGGTGTTGTGATTGGTGGAATGGCGATTGCTCTTCTCTTGCCGATCTTTAGCCTGGGCAAGGTAGTGGCTGGCGGTTAG
- a CDS encoding ATPase, T2SS/T4P/T4SS family: MISPNDKLTHLGALPQLPLGEMLVARGYLDDGQLSEALDKQSDAGHHKLLGEVLVELGYLTDEQVLEVLADAYGIPFVSNTTRFADPKVVEVLPREFVEEHRVLPLFLVRGVLTVAVAEPANLFLIEEISRMTGHEVQIAAATAEDIGSALASYLPAANVFVIDDIYEDIDEEDFSVIERQVTEISDLEEVAGHSPVVKLVNFIIFSAVQEGASDIHIEPDDHQLRVRYRIDGKLFQKLCPPHKMHAAICSRIKIMSNLDISERRIPQDGDIHVMLEGRPIDLRVSSMPGKFGEKVAIRIIDSQNTRMPLDKIGFSPEMLSNWQQVIEQPNGVVLVTGPTGSGKSTTLYSVLEQMDRDELNISTVEDPVEANIGGIHQSQVNERSGFTFSLALRALLRQDPDIMMVGEVRDTETATIVTQAALTGHLVLSTLHTNDAPSAVIRLVNLGIEPYLVAATLRGVLAQRLVRKICPHCREAYEPDHVAKATAEHAGVPIESLYHGRGCTRCRGTGFAGRIGIFELLIIDEKLLKLISSGATLQEIRQYLVKSGHKSLREDGMQKVRAGLTTTEEVLYVTSM, translated from the coding sequence ATGATAAGCCCAAATGACAAGTTGACTCATCTTGGAGCACTTCCCCAACTTCCGTTGGGAGAAATGCTTGTAGCGCGCGGGTATCTGGATGATGGACAGCTCTCTGAGGCATTAGATAAACAATCCGATGCCGGGCATCACAAGCTTCTTGGTGAGGTTTTAGTTGAGTTAGGGTATCTCACAGATGAGCAAGTGCTTGAAGTTCTTGCAGATGCCTATGGCATACCTTTCGTTTCAAATACGACGCGATTTGCAGATCCCAAGGTCGTAGAAGTACTGCCGAGGGAGTTTGTTGAAGAACATCGTGTGCTGCCTTTGTTCTTGGTTAGAGGTGTGCTCACCGTTGCAGTGGCAGAGCCAGCCAATCTCTTCCTGATTGAAGAGATAAGTCGCATGACCGGGCACGAAGTGCAGATTGCAGCCGCTACAGCCGAAGATATAGGATCCGCTTTAGCATCCTATTTGCCGGCAGCAAATGTCTTTGTCATTGATGACATCTACGAAGATATTGATGAAGAAGACTTCAGTGTTATTGAACGGCAAGTCACAGAGATCTCCGACCTTGAAGAAGTTGCAGGGCATAGTCCGGTCGTAAAGTTGGTGAATTTCATCATCTTTTCTGCAGTGCAAGAAGGCGCAAGTGATATTCACATTGAACCAGACGATCATCAACTTCGTGTGCGTTACCGTATTGATGGCAAGCTATTTCAAAAGTTGTGCCCGCCACACAAGATGCATGCGGCGATTTGTAGTCGTATCAAGATTATGAGCAACCTGGATATCTCGGAGCGCAGGATTCCTCAGGATGGTGACATTCATGTCATGCTTGAAGGGCGGCCTATTGATTTGCGTGTGTCGAGTATGCCAGGCAAATTTGGCGAAAAGGTTGCGATTCGAATCATTGATAGCCAAAACACGCGGATGCCACTCGACAAGATTGGATTTTCGCCAGAGATGTTATCAAATTGGCAGCAGGTTATTGAGCAGCCCAATGGTGTTGTATTGGTGACTGGGCCAACTGGTTCAGGTAAATCAACAACGCTCTATTCTGTGCTTGAGCAAATGGATCGAGATGAACTAAATATCTCGACAGTGGAAGATCCTGTAGAAGCGAATATTGGCGGCATTCATCAGTCGCAGGTTAATGAGAGATCGGGCTTTACATTTTCGCTGGCGCTTCGAGCATTGTTGCGACAGGATCCAGACATCATGATGGTTGGTGAAGTTCGCGATACGGAAACAGCAACAATTGTTACTCAAGCAGCTCTAACTGGGCATCTGGTGCTGTCTACGTTGCACACCAATGATGCGCCCAGCGCTGTTATTCGATTAGTAAACCTTGGCATTGAGCCGTATCTTGTCGCGGCAACATTGCGAGGAGTCTTGGCGCAACGGTTGGTCAGGAAAATATGTCCACATTGCCGTGAGGCTTATGAGCCAGACCATGTTGCTAAAGCGACAGCAGAGCATGCAGGTGTGCCTATCGAGTCCCTTTACCATGGACGTGGCTGTACACGTTGTCGCGGAACAGGATTTGCAGGGCGAATTGGTATTTTTGAACTGCTCATTATTGATGAAAAGCTTCTCAAGCTTATAAGTAGTGGCGCTACGCTACAAGAAATTCGCCAGTACTTGGTGAAGAGTGGCCACAAGAGTCTGCGCGAAGATGGTATGCAAAAAGTTCGAGCAGGTCTCACAACGACAGAGGAGGTTCTTTACGTCACAAGTATGTGA
- a CDS encoding STAS domain-containing protein produces MKITFEDHDRKTVIGVQGTLSVDETDTFRRAFLERINDGKIEMVLDLLNLEMIDSAGLELLLWLSEEVSRCGGQLRLVRPSEAVGKIFSITRLEQRFSMHDSVESAARSLV; encoded by the coding sequence ATGAAAATTACCTTTGAAGATCACGATCGTAAAACCGTTATTGGTGTGCAAGGTACGCTCTCAGTAGATGAAACTGATACGTTTCGCCGTGCTTTTCTAGAGCGCATTAATGATGGCAAAATTGAAATGGTGTTAGATCTACTAAATTTGGAAATGATTGACTCTGCAGGGCTAGAGCTGTTGCTTTGGTTGTCTGAAGAGGTTTCTCGTTGCGGTGGGCAACTTCGATTAGTGCGTCCATCGGAGGCAGTAGGAAAGATCTTTTCAATTACGCGTTTAGAGCAGCGTTTTAGCATGCACGATTCTGTGGAGTCGGCAGCACGGAGCCTTGTCTAG
- a CDS encoding HD-GYP domain-containing protein, protein MKLIDRAQIAGDGFEALATRLRSAGLCLLICDVDGKAIRFDRGIGDWFAMLFGNTGPIRRALENAATHWNGEADPKPREMIPGVWLAPIPLSMRRGREGYSVVVIPTHAILKSEQLVSMCQAASLDLKITQKMLGQLPPSSESDIPRLVQLAKCLHEDHHRTESDRAAIESVGQQLGDSFEEINLLYTIIGNMTVEQEPERFVRMACEELLQTLPYRWIGVQLADDSGKLKSLAGRLIMTGVAPTAPQRVQVLSRDLLQEVQIGQPSVLEPGERVEHEHFADLGPTVLAHPICADSNLMGVLVAGQRPGDQTGASSVDMKLLGAAATHMAIFLENSALYDNLNAMFLGTLEALTASIDAKDRYTCGHSRRVAHLTQLLGRAAGLDESTVSRMRITGLVHDVGKIGVPEAVLQKAGDLNSEEFEWIRRHPEMGYRILKDIPELQDVLVGVLYHHERWDGKGYPHALCGKDVPLVARIISLADAFDAMSSTRTYRSARDRDEVLQEIKRNAGSQFDPELVPLFLSLDFSEYDRMVAKHRADDQMYAQHRGYAA, encoded by the coding sequence ATGAAGCTAATCGATCGAGCTCAAATTGCCGGTGATGGCTTTGAGGCTTTGGCAACACGACTTCGTAGCGCTGGCCTATGTCTCTTGATTTGTGATGTTGATGGTAAAGCGATTCGATTTGACCGAGGCATTGGTGATTGGTTTGCCATGCTCTTTGGAAATACCGGTCCGATACGCCGTGCTCTAGAAAATGCGGCGACGCATTGGAATGGTGAAGCAGATCCTAAGCCTCGTGAAATGATTCCTGGTGTCTGGCTTGCGCCTATTCCATTATCCATGCGACGTGGTCGTGAAGGATATTCAGTTGTTGTGATTCCAACGCATGCGATCCTTAAGTCAGAGCAGCTCGTATCGATGTGCCAAGCAGCAAGTCTCGATCTAAAAATAACACAAAAAATGTTAGGTCAGTTGCCTCCGTCGTCTGAAAGCGATATTCCACGGCTCGTGCAATTGGCGAAATGCCTTCATGAAGATCATCATCGTACAGAGTCAGATAGAGCTGCCATTGAAAGTGTAGGGCAGCAGCTAGGCGATTCTTTCGAAGAGATTAACCTGCTCTACACCATCATTGGCAACATGACGGTAGAGCAAGAGCCAGAGCGGTTTGTTCGAATGGCTTGCGAAGAGCTACTGCAGACACTGCCATACCGGTGGATTGGTGTGCAGTTGGCAGATGATTCCGGAAAACTCAAGAGCCTGGCAGGGCGATTGATTATGACGGGTGTTGCACCAACAGCACCCCAGCGTGTTCAAGTGCTTTCAAGAGATCTGCTGCAAGAGGTCCAAATTGGTCAACCTTCAGTTCTTGAACCGGGTGAACGAGTTGAGCACGAGCATTTCGCTGATCTTGGCCCCACAGTGTTAGCCCATCCTATATGTGCTGATTCAAATCTCATGGGCGTCCTTGTGGCTGGTCAGCGGCCGGGGGATCAGACAGGTGCTTCTTCTGTAGACATGAAACTGTTGGGTGCAGCAGCCACACACATGGCCATTTTCTTAGAGAACTCGGCGCTGTACGACAATTTAAATGCGATGTTTCTGGGTACGCTTGAGGCGCTCACGGCCTCGATTGATGCCAAGGATCGCTACACATGTGGTCACTCTCGCCGTGTTGCTCATCTCACGCAATTGTTAGGACGAGCAGCTGGCCTTGATGAGAGCACTGTGTCACGCATGCGAATCACAGGACTGGTTCATGATGTCGGTAAGATTGGAGTTCCTGAAGCAGTCCTCCAAAAAGCAGGAGATTTGAATTCAGAGGAGTTTGAATGGATTCGCCGGCATCCTGAAATGGGTTATCGAATTCTGAAAGACATACCCGAGCTTCAAGATGTTTTAGTTGGCGTGCTTTATCACCACGAAAGATGGGACGGTAAAGGATATCCACATGCATTATGTGGCAAAGACGTTCCTCTTGTGGCGAGAATCATTTCATTGGCAGATGCATTTGATGCGATGAGTTCTACACGTACCTATCGCTCTGCAAGAGATCGCGACGAAGTTCTTCAAGAGATTAAGAGAAACGCTGGATCGCAGTTTGATCCAGAGCTCGTGCCACTCTTCTTAAGTCTCGATTTTAGCGAATACGACCGTATGGTTGCGAAGCATCGCGCTGACGATCAAATGTATGCACAGCACCGAGGGTATGCAGCATGA